Below is a genomic region from Glaciihabitans sp. INWT7.
GTGCACCGCGGGCTATCTCGCCGCAGAGCTCTCCGCGGGCGCCGCGATGGTTGTGGCGGGCCAGCGTTGGGAGTTCTTCCTCACGACCTTCCTTGCCTATGCGGTCACCGCGATCATCTTCATCGTCGGCAGCCTCAGCCGCCGCAGCTCGCGCCGGACCCAGCCGATGCTCCATCGGGCGGCCCGAGATGAGCAGCTTGCGGCCATGCGCCATCGCATCGAGGTCAAGGCCGCCTCGCTGCTCCATGACACCGTGCTGAGCCACCTTGCCGCAATCGCGGGCTCGGTCGGGGACAGCCTCGATCCGCACCTGCGCAACCTCGTGCAGCGGGATCTCGAGATCCTGGTGGGGGAGGAGTGGCTGACCGAGCCGGAGCCCGTTGTCGACCCGGCGCTCCGGCACCGATGGGAGCAGACCCCGCTCTTCGGCGCGATCGCCGAGTCGCGACTTCTCGGGCTCGACATCGAGTCCACCGGAGACTTCGACGCGATCTCCGAGCTCGATGCGGAGACCTCCGTCTCCCTCGGGCTTGCGGTGAAACAGTGCCTCGTCAACGTGCTTCGGCACTCGGGTCTCACCCGGGCGGAGGTAGCGGTCTTCGGTTCGGAGTCGGATGTCTCGGTGATGGTCATCGACGCCGGTCGAGGCTTCACCGAGGCGGAGACCGCACCCGACCGGCTCGGCATCAGGCACTCGGTGCGCCAGCGCATCGAAGAGGTGGGAGGGGCGGTGCAGATCTGGTCGACTCCCGGACGGGGCACGTCGATCATGATCCGCGTGCCGGCGCGATCCTCCGAAAGATCGTCCGAGGTGGATGCCTCGTGACCACCGTCGAACGTACCCGACAGCAGCTCGACCCGGCCGGTACCACCGGGGTCGGTCCGGTCGCGATCTTCCTCGCCGTCGGAGCGTTCCTCTACGCGGTCGTCATGACGATCGGGGGTCGGGCCGAAATCTCCCACCCGCTGTTCGCCGTCCTGGCCCTCGCCTTCCTCGCCATCGCCGGTGCGATCCTCATCGCGTGCTCGAGCCCCAACCGTGCCCCCCTCACCGCGGCCAGCCACGCCGCAGTGCACTCGACGGCAATGGCGGCCATCGTCTGCGAGGCGATCGGCCAAGCCGGATCGAACGCATACATCCGCGACGACTGGGGCCCGGCCACGCTGGGGATCCTGCTGGTGGCGCTCGGCCCGTATCGGCCCGCGCGGGAGATCGCGGGCGGCGGTCTGATCTCGGCGATCTCCATCGGGATCATCACCTACTTCGAGGTTCCGTCGCTTGTCACCCCCGGTCCGCCGCTGGCCTTCATCGTGCTGGCCGTCACGCCGATGCTCGCGCTCAGCCTCTCGGCGGCGATGTTCTCCAAGGGGGTCGTCGCCTCCATCGAGCGCTGGCAGCAACGGGCGCAGGCGGCATCCGTGAGTCTGGTTCGGGAGTTCCGGGACGGGATCGCCCGATCGGTGCAACAGGACCGTGTCACCATTCTGAATCGAGACGTGCTGCCGTTCTTCACCGAGGTGCTTGCCAGCGACACGATCACCGAGGTGCTTGCCAGCGACACGATCACCGATGCGGATAGGGAGCGCGCGCGCTCGATCGCCGACTCGATTCGCAGTGTGATGGTCGAAGAGGTCGACCGCTCCTGGCTGGAGTCGCTCATGGAGCTCACCGGGGTGGAGCGCACGAGTCGGCGCGGAGCCGCGGGAGTGGTGGTGGAAGATCCGAGTCGGGTCGCCGGGGCGATGAGCATCGGCCAGCGCACCGCGATTCGCGCTCTGCTCGTGGCCCTCACCAACATCCCCGGGTTCACCCGTGACCACTTGCGAATCGTGCTCTCTGACTACGGTGGGCGCGGTCACGGCGTCATCACCGCCCACCTGCCCCTCGGCGACTCTGTCCTGCGCTCTACCTTCGCCCCATTCCTGGCGGTATTGCGTGCTGTTTTCACTCAATTGGAGGTCGATTTCGTGCACCCCGAACTCACCCTGAGGTTCTCCTATGACCGCGATTAGCCCGGTCACCGGTCGCACCGGGCGCCGAGTGCGGCTTGCGATCCTCGACGACCACGAGGTTCTCCTCGACAGCCTGTCGAGCTGGATCAGTGCCAATGCTCCCGACTTCGACCTCGTGTTGAGCGCGGGCACCTGGCTTCAGCTCGTGCACAGCGAGAACTTCCCGACGGAACTGGTCTTCATCGACTTCCAGCTCAAAGAGTCGGTCTCCATCGAGGCGCGAGTGCGCACCTGCCGCGCAGCCGGGGCGAAGGTGATCGTGCTCTCGAGCCTCGACACGCGAGAGGCCCGCGAGCGGGCGCTGGATGCCGGGGCATCCGCCTTCCTTTCCAAGGCCATCCCGATGCGCGAGGTCATGGACAGCGCGCGGGAGGTGATGGGCGTGGAGACCGGGGAGAACCTGCAGAAGGACTGGCGTCCGCTGCCTGTCGGTGCGATGCACCAGTCCCGTCCCAAGTTGAGCCATGGCGAGGAGGAGGCATTTAAGCTCTATGTTGTCGGCTTCAGCACCACCGAGGTCGCCAGTCAGATGAACGTTCAGTACGAGACCGCCAAGACCTACCTGCGTCGGGTGCGGGAGAAATACGCCAAAGCAAACAGACCGGCGAGCAAGAAGGCGGATCTCATCCGCCGCGCAGCCGAGGACGGATACCTCCAGTAGTGGCAAAGCTCTATTTTCGCTATGGCGCGATGAACAGTGGCAAGAGCACCGCGATGCTCCAGGCCGCCTACAACTACGAGGAGCGCGGGCAGCAGGTGCTGTTGGCGAAGCCGTCGGTCGATACGCGCGGGGAGGGAGACATCGTCTCCCGCCTCGGCGTGACGCGTCCAGTGGACTTCGTGATCGCACCGGACGACGACGTGTACTCCCTGTTCGAGCGCGAGCGCGCCCGGGTGCTCGCGCAGACCGGGGTGAACGTGAGTTGTCTCCTCGTCGACGAGGCGCAGTTTCTGAGCGAGACGCAGGTGGATGACCTGTTGCGCATCGCGATCGTGGAGGCGGTGCCGGTGATGGCGTACGGCATCCGCACCGACTTCCAGACCGTCGCGTTTCCGGGGAGCCGGCGCTTGCTCGAGGTCGCGCACTCGCTCGAGGAGCTCAAGACGATCTGCCGGTGTGGTCGCAAGGCGATGTTCAATGCGCGCAAGATCGACGGCCGGTTCATCTTCGACGGGGACCAGGTGGCGATAGACGGGGCGCTCGAGGTGACCTACGAGTCGCTCTGCGGAGCCTGTTACCTCGACGAGAGCCACGGCCTGCTCGGCAGCGGTCGACGGCGTGTGCTCGTCGACCAGCCTGATACGGCCTACGGCTCCGCCCCGGACGCCGACTTCGAGTAGGCGCTGGCCTCTCGCGCAGGCGGCATGCTGGCGCGCCTGCGCGCTCGACTGCCTGCGTGCCTGCGCGCTCGACTGCCTGCGTGCCTGCGCGCTCGACTGCCTCCGTGCTCGAAATGCAGGAGTCCAAGCGACAGGTGTGGCGCATGGGCCTCACCCATAACATCCGTCACACCCCGTCCTGCATTTCGAACCAGGTTGACGGAAAGAGAGGCCCAAAGACCCCGACAGGGTCGCACACTGTTGTGCTATTCCGGCAATTGTGTGGGGCTGTCGTGACTCAAGATTGCGCCGGAACGCCTGGCCCCTCCGAAGCAGGGAGTGGATATTCCGGGCAAGGCCAAGAACCCGCTATCTAACTTCCGCTATTGGGAAGTCTGTGAGAGTCGCGATCGCCCGGCCGCTGTCACGGATGGAGACGAGTACCGCGGCGTTCCGAGACTCTTTCGAAGAGTGTTCCCTCAGTGACCCCGTGTGCATTCCCGGGCCACGGACCCTCTTCCGAACGCGCGACCCCCGGCCTGAGAACCTGCGAGAGTAGTTCGATGGTGACTGCACAGGACGTGGATGGAGGGCTGGACCTCGAGTCAGTTCGGGCTCTTTTTCCCGCCACGCGAAATCTGACCTACTTGGATCCCGCTGCGGTGGGCATCATGTCACGTTGGAGCGTGCACGCGATGGGGGAAATCGCACAATCGCACGCCGACAACGGGATCGTTGCCACAGCGGCGTGGGGCGAGATGATCGAGGGGGCGCGTCGGAGTCTTGCCGAAATGATTGGCGGGTCCGCGGAGCGCCTGGCCTTCACCCAGAACACCGCCACCGCCCTTGCGCTGGTGGTGAACGGCCTCACGTGGCGAGACGGCGACAACGTGGTCGTGCCTTCGGGGGAATTTCCGTCCAACTTCTATCCGTGGTTACAGCTTCGCAGCAAGGGTGTCCACATCCGGGAAGTGCCCATGGTCGAAGGCCACGGCGACCTCGTCGAGCTCGATCGGATGATCGATGACAGGACACGGGTTGTCGCGATCAGTGCAGTGCAGTACTCCTCGGGCTACCGCTACGATTTGGCGCAAATCGCTGCGCTGTGCAGGAAGCGCGACGCGCTGCTGGTCGTCGATGGAACCCAGGCCGTTGGCGCGCTCTGGGTTCACGCGGACAGGGACGGGGTCGACGTTCTCGCCGTCAGCGCTCACAAGTGGATGCTCGGTCCGCTCGGAGTGGGTTTCGCACATTTCTCTGAACGCGCGATGCATCGCATACAGCCCTCCGTGGTCGGCTGGTTGAGCGTCGCGGATCCCTACGCCTTCACGCACGAACCGGTCTTCGCGAGTGACGCCCGACGCTTCGAATCCGGCACCGAGGTAGTGGCCAATATTGCTGGACTTTCCGCAGCAGCTGACCTTGTCGCGGAGATCGGACGAGCCAAGGTCGAAGAAGTGGTTTTGGACCGCACAGCTGAATTGGCTGTCGCGCTCTCGGGCGTTGGATTGACTATCACCCGTGACAGCGACCGAGCACATTGGTCCGGCATTCTGATCGCCACCAGCGGTCAGGGCGACGCGATATTGCATCGCCGCCTCTTGGCGGCCGGGGTGCGCTGCTCATTGCGGAATGGGCTTCGATTCGCACCCCACTTCTATTCCGCAGCCGAAGACTTCGAGGTTGCGTGTGATGTACTTCGAGGCGGATCGAATTGATGTTAAAGCCAATTGCGGCAGGCAAGCGCGGCGCGCCAAGTGAAACAATGAAGGACCGGGATGGCCTTCAAACCATCCCGGTCCTTTATCGATCGAATTCCTAAAGGATTCCTAACGAATTCTAGAATTGCATTTTGTCGGGGTAACAGGATTTGAACCTGCGACCTCTTCGTCCCGAACGAAGCGCGCTACCAAACTGCGCCACACCCCGATGCCCAAGTATCGAGCCGATCCGCAAAACGGACCTTGTCAAGAATAGCTGATATCTCGGGCCGTGAGTGTCAACAGCGTCGCCTCGGGTCGGCAGGCGAAGCGAACCGGCGCGTAGATGGATGTTCCGAGCCCGGCCGACACGTTGAGATACGCGGTGCGGCGTGCGTGCGTCCAGAGGCTGAGGCCCTTCACCTGGTCCCGGGGGATGTCGCAGTTGGTCACCAGGGCGCCATAGCCGGGCACGCAGACCTGCCCGCCGTGGGTGTGGCCGGCGAAGATGAGCTCCGAACCGTAGTTGACGAGGGAGTTCAGTACGCGCTGGTATGGCGAGTGGGTGAGCCCGATGGTCACGGGATTCGGTCCGCCCGATTCATCCGCCCAGCCCACGTTTTCGCGCATCTCGTCCATCGCGCCCGGCAGCTTCGCGAGCTTGTCCCACCCGACGTGGGCGTCGTTCACCCCGAGGAATTCGAGTCGCGAACCCTTGATGCTCATCGCCCGGGCTGTGTTGTTGAGGTCGAGCCAGCCGAGTCCCTCGAGATAGGAGGTGAGCCTGCCGTTGTCCAGACGGGCTTGCGTGTGATCCGTCTTCGAGGGTGCGGTGAAATAGGTGAACGGGTTCTTGGCTACCGGCCCGAAATAGTCGTTGGAGCCGTGCACGAATACGCCCGGGATGCCGCGGAAGGGTTCGAGGGCATATTCCACGCCCTCGATCCCTCGTTCGTGACCGAGGTTGTCGCCGGTATCGACCACCAGGTCGGGCTCGTACACGGCGAGGCCGCGGATCCACTCCTGCTTCTCGCGCTGCCACGGGGCCATGTGGAGGTCTGCCAGGTGCAAAACGGTGAGGGGACGCGCCCCCGGCTGCAGCACCGGTAGGGTGTGCGTGCGCAGGGTGAACCGGTTGCGCTCGACCAGCGTGCCCCACGCGAGGCTACCGAGCCCGACCGCGGCGACCGCTAGGGCAGCCGAGGCCGCCCGTTCGGATGCCCTGCTCACTTGGGGCAGACCCCGCCCGGGTCACTTCCATCGGGCTTGCCATACACGGTGAGGGTGACCGGATCGGTCTTGGTGGCCGCCGATCCCGACGAGGGGTTCGAGGCCTGCACGATACAGACGCTGTCAGTCTGGCCGGGCAACGGATTGCCCTTCGCCCACTGGTAGCTGATCTTGCTCGGATCGAATCCCGCGCTCGCGATCGCCGCATCCGCTACCTGGCGGGTGAGCCCGGTCACGTTCGGCATCGTGGTGGAGAGGCTGCCATCGCTGGTGAAGACTGTGATGTTCGCACCGGAGGGCACCTTCGAGCCCGCGGCGGGATCCGTGCGGGTGATGCGACCGGCTGGCAGGCCTGAGGCCTCCGGGCCGCCATCCGTGTACTGGAACTTGAGGCTGGTGAGCAGCCTCTGGGCCTGGTCCGAGGTCTGGCCGGTGAGGCTCGGCACGATCGCCGACGAGCCACCGAGCATCGCAGCGGACGCCGCGGGGAACGACTTCTCTCCGCCGTACTTGGCGTCCGCCGGCTTCATGATGGCCTTGAAGATGTTGAAGCGCGCGTAGGAGGCGTAGTTCTGGCGCGTGATCGGGTTGGTGTTCCTTCGAAGGCTGGTGTGTCCCGAGATGTTGCCGGTCCAGACCGCGGTGCCGATCTTGGTCGTCGTTCCCATGATCCACACGTGGTCCGCCGTGTCGCTCGTACCGGTCTTTCCACCGATCGCCAGCCCGTCGCGAGGGTTACCGGGGGAGCTCGTTCCGCTCTGCATGCTTCCGGCCATCGCGTTGAGCGTGCCAGCAGCGACGTCGGCGGAGATGCCCTGGTTGCAGGTCTTGGCCTGCCCCGGCAGTGTCTTGCCCGCGGCATTCACCACACTGTCGATGATGATCGGCTCGCAGTGGTTTCCGTTCGCCCCGACGGCGGCGGCTGCGGCGGCGATGGTCAGCGGCGCCTGCTCGTTGGAGCCGAGGATGGTGTTCGGGTTGGTGTTCAGCGGGGTTCCGTCGGCGCGATGCGCACCGAGACTCGCGGCGGTGTCCCGGATCGAGCAGAGGTCCTGCCGCTGGGCCATTTGCATGAACGAGTTGTTGACCGATCCGATCAGGGCGGACTTGACGGTCATGTAGCTGCCGCTGCCGCTGTCGTTCTTGAGGAGGAAGGTACCTCCGTTGTCCAGCGGAACGCCTCCGCAGTTGAAGCTGGAGAACTTGTAGGTCTGCGGGCTGTGACCGTCGACGAGGTCGTTGAGGCCGTGTCCGGTCTGGAGCCAGTTGGCGAGATCGAACACCTTGTAGGTGGAACCGGTGGGGAAGCCCCGTGACCCGCCGTAGGGGAAATCGGTGCTGAAGTTCACCGCAGTGGTGGTCTGCGGATCTGCGCCCGGCGCGTCGTCGAAGAGCTTGTTCTGAGTCATCACCAGGATGCGACCGGTGCCACCCTCCACAGTGTCGGCCGCTGCGCCGAGCGGGAAGCGCGCTTCGGTCGGGGGAGCCTGCTGCGCGATGCTCGCGGAAGCGGCGTCCTGCAGGTCGAGGTCGATGGACGTATAGATCTTGTAGCCGCCCATGTCCCAGTTCGCCTGGCGTTCGGCGGCTGTGGCTCCGAGTGACTCGAGCACCGGAGCCGCCCCGGGGAACTTCTTGGCGTCGGCGGTGATTACCTTCGAGACGTAGTCGCAGGGCCACTTCGCGTTGGCCTCGATGGCGTTGCGGCATCCATTGAACTGGGGGGTGAGCTTGACGTACGACTCGATCGGGGTGGCGATCGCGTCGTCATGCTGCTTCTGGGCGATGTCCTTCTCCGCGAGCATGGCGTTGAGGATCTGGTCGCGGCGCAACTTATTGGCCGGATACCGCTTCGGGTCGAGCAGATTCTGAGCGGTGGGCTGCTGCACGATCGCGATCAGGCTCGCAGCCTGCGGAAGCGTCACGTCTTTCGCAGACACTCCGTAATAGAGCTGAGCCGCGGACTCCACACCATAGGTGTTCGAGCCCATTCCCACGATGTTGAGATACCCGAGCAGGATCTCCTTCTTCGTGTAGGCCTTGTCGAGGCCGATCGCGAGCTTCATCTCCTTGAGCTTGCGGTCGATGGAGTATCCGCTCGCTGCCGCGATCGCGGCGTCGCGCTCCTTGCCGGTCTTCGTCGTGAACGCTTCCTGCACGAGGATGTTCTTCACCAGCTGCATGTCGAGGGTAGAGCTTCCGCTCTGTTGGCCGCCCTGGGTGTTCGTGATCGCGGCGCGCGCGATCGACGGTACGTCCACTCCGCCGTGGTCGTAGAAGCGGCGGTCTTCACCGTCTACTGCGCCCTGTTTGAGGAACGGCGAGACGGCATCCCATCCAACTACCTGCCGGTTCTGCTTGTAGATCGTCGCGATCTTCTCCGGCTGTCCTCCGCGCATGGCGAAGATCTGGTTCTGTTGCGATGGCGCGCTGATCTTGATCGAGTCGGGAAGGTTCTCGAAGATGTCGATGGAGCCCTGGGCCGTCATGCTGGTGACGGCGATGGCAGGGGTGACCATCGCGGTGACCAGAACACCGGCGAGAACGCTGAAGCCGAGGAGGCCGAGCAGGCCTCCGAGCACGCCGGACGGCTTCAATTTTTGGGCAGACATAGAATCAGGGTAAGGGATGATCGCCCTGTCGAACCTGAAGGGATGCCGGGATGACCACGTGGGAATACGTCACCACTCCGCTTATCGTGCACAATACCGCCGCGATTCTGAACAACTGGGGTTCGGAGGGCTGGGAACTCGTGCAGGTGGTCACCGGGCCAGAAGGCGGCCTCGTCGCCTACCTGAAGCGTGCCAAGAACGAGGAGAACTGATGTCTGCGATCGACGACCGTCTCACCGAGCTGGGGTTGGAGCTTCCCGCCATCGCCGCTCCCGCCGGGGTCTACATTCCCGCTGTCGTCAGCGGCAATCTCGTGTTCACGTCGGGCCAGCTGCCTTTCACCGCGGGCGCGCTTCCCGCCACTGGCAAGGTCGGTGCGACCGTCACCGCCGAAGACGCGAAGACCTACGCCGCAACCTGTGTGCTGAACGCACTCGCTGCCGTGGAATCCGCGATCGGATCGCTGGACCGGGTCACCCGCGTCGTGAAGGTCGTCGGTTTCGTGTCGTCCGACCCGGCGTTCACTGGCCAGCCGGGCGTCATCAACGGGGCATCAGAACTGCTCGGAGAGATCTTCGGCGACCGGGGGGTGCACGCCCGGAGCGCGGTGGGCGTAGCGGTGTTGCCACTCGATTCGCCTGTCGAGGTGGAGTTGATCGTCGAGTTCGCTTGAGCCGGTCTCGATACGCGCCGTAGACGGCGCTACTCGGCCGGCGGGATTCGATGATCGAGTCGGCCGCCCAGCGGCCGGATCGAGATCACTTCATCCGGTCGCTGATGATCTGCATGACCGATGTGTCGGCGAGCGTTGTCGTATCGCCGATGTCCCGACCCTCCGCGACATCCTGCAGCAGCCGTCGCATGATCTTGCCTGAGCGTGTCTTCGGCAGTTCCGCGACGATGAAGATCTCGCGCGGGCGGGCGATCGCTCCGATCTGCTCGGCGACGTGGCCGCGGAGCAGCGCACTGGCGTCGTCCGCTCTGTAGGCCTCGGCGTGTTCGCCGCGCAAGATCACGAAGGCGACGACGGCCTGGCCGGTCGTCTCATCCGCGGCTCCGACGACCGCCGACTCCGCGACGATCGGATGCGACACGAGTGCCGACTCGATCTCCGCGGTCGAGAGCCGGTGGCCTGAGACGTTCATCACGTCGTCGACGCGTCCGAGCAGCCAGATGTCGCCGTCTTCGTCGAGACGCGCTCCGTCGCCGGCGAAATACAGCGGGCCACCCGGTGCATCCGCGAACTTCGACCAGTAGGTCTCGACGAAGCGATCCGGGTCACCCCAGATCCCGCGCAGCATCGAGGGCCACGGCTCGGTCACGACGAGAAGGCCGCCACCTCCGGCCGGCACCGGATGGCCCGCCTCGTCGAGCACATCGATCGAGATCCCCGGCAGCGCTACCTGCGCCGAACCCGGCTTCAGAATCGTGACGCCGGGCAGCGCGGAAACCATGATCGCGCCGGTCTCTGTCTGCCACCAGGTGTCGACGATCGGAGTCGTGCCTCCACCGATGACATCGCGGTACCAGACCCAGGCCTCCGGGTTGATCGGCTCTCCCACGCTGCCGAGCACGCGCAGCGAGCTGAGGTCGAAATCATCCGGAACCTGCCGTCCGAGCTTCATGAACGAGCGGATGGCGGTGGGTGCCGTGTAGAAGATGGTCACCCCGTATTTCTGGATGATCTCCCACCACCGCCCGCCGTGTGGCGCATCCGGGGTGCCCTCGTAGAGCACCTGGGTCGCACCGTTGGCGAGCGGTCCGTAGACGACGTAGCTGTGGCCGGTGATCCATCCCACGTCGGCGGTGCACCAGTAGACATCGGTCGCCGGGTTGAGGTCGAACACGTTCTTGTGGGTGAACGCCGCCTGCGTGAGATAGCCGCCACTCGTGTGCAGGATGCCCTTCGGCTTGCCCGTCGTGCCGGAGGTGTAGAGGATGAACAGCGGCGTCTCGGCGGGAAAACCCTCGGCCTCGTGTTCGGTCTCCGCCGCGGCCATCGCCTCGTGCCACCAGAGGTCGCGACCCTCGAACCAGTCGATCTCGTTCTCACCGCGCTTGACCACGAGCACGTTCTCGACAGTGTGGTCGCCCTCCTTGGCGAGGGCGGCATCCACCGCGGGTTTCAGGGCGCTGACCTTGCCCTTGCGCCATCCGCCGTCCGCGGTGATCACGAGCTTTGCACTCGCGTCATCGACGCGCGAGCGGATGCTGTCGGCACTGAAGCCTCCGAAGATCACCGAGTGCACCGCTCCGATGCGGGCCACGGCGAGCATCGCGATCACGGCCTCCGGGATCATCGGAAGGTAGACCGCGACACGGTCGCCTTTCTCGATGCCGAGGGAGGTGAGCAGGTTTGCCGCGCGCTTGACCTCCGCGGTGAGTTCGGCGTAGCTGAGGTCGCGGCTGTCGCCGGGTTCTCCCTCCCAGTGGAGGGCGATCCGGTCGCCGTTGCCGGCCAGCACATGCCGATCGAGGCAGTTGAACGCGACGTTCAACTCACCGTCTTCGAACCAGGTGGCGAAGGGGGCGTTCGACCAGTCGAGATCCTTGGTGAAGTCCTTGTTCCAGTGGAGCAACTCGCGGGACTGGGCGGCCCAGAAGGCGAGACGGTCGGCGAAGGCATCGTCGTACAGGGCTGCCGTTGCGACCGCGTCGGCTCGGAATTCCGGGCTCGGCGGGAAGCGTCGCTCTTCGTGCTGCAAGCTGTCAATGGAAGTGTTGGACATCGGTATCCCTCGCGAAGGCGGCGGGCGTCGATGCCCGAGCAGAGTAGTGATCCGATACTAGGCCGCTAGCGGGTTGCGCTCCGTTGCGCCCATTCTGGGAGTGTCCCCTGATCGCGGGGGTTTGTCTCTTGCGCCGGTGTTCTGCCGGAGTACACTGGGGTCGTTGAATGCAAATTCGATAAGCAACGCGCAGTGATTCCCCCCAATCCAGCGTTGCTGTGGCGGCGCCGGTTCCCCCCAACAGGCGCCGCCCCTCTTTTTTAATCGCCGTTCCTCCTTTCCTCCCCCGCACTCTCGGGCGCGAGTTCTCCCCGGTGGGGGAGCGAGGGCACCGGAGGCGCGAGGCGCGCTCTACCGTCGTGTCATGCCGACCGCTGCTCCGTTCGATCCGTCCACCTCGCTCGCCTCGGGCAAGGAGCGTTTCGTCGCACGCCGAGCGGGGGCGCAGCCCGCACCGGCAGTGCGACGGCGCACTCTCGCCGGATTCGAACTCGACGGGTTCGGACCGCTTTCTGACTTCGTCGCCGAGGCGGCGGTCACGGATGTCTTCGTGAACGGGCCGGCGGAAGTCTGGGTCGACCGCGGGCACGGCGCCGTGCGGCAAGAGCCCCTCGGATGGGACGAAGGCCTGCTGCGCGATCTCGCCGTGCGACTGATCGGGCTGGGCGGACGCCACATCGACGAAGCGACTCCTTGCGTCGATGTGCGCCTGCACGACGGCATCCGCATCCACGCGGTTCTTCCCCCGATCTCCCCGGCCGGCACACTCCTCTCTATTCGCCTTCCCCGAGTGGAGAGACTCGGGCTCACCGACCTCGACGCGGCCGGCTTCTTCTCGCGGATCGACCTCGAGACTGTGTCGCAGTTGGTGGCCCGGCGCGAAAACGTGCTCATCACCGGAGCGGGCGGCAGCGGCAAGACCACCCTGCTCGCGGCGTTGCTCTCGAGTGCACACGCTGGTGATCGGATCATCGCCATCGAGGATGTCGGAGAGCTGCGGGTGACCCACCCGCATTTCGTCTCACTCGAGGCCCGCCAAGCGAATCTGGAGGGTGCCGGGCACCTCGGACTCGATCGCCTGGTGCGGGAGGCTCTGCGGATGCGCCCCGACCGCCTCGTGCTCGGCGAGTGTCGCGGCGCGGAGATCCGGGAGCTGCTCGCCGCGCTCAACACCGGTCACGACGGGGGAGCGGGCACCCTGCACGCCAACTCGCTCGACGATGTTCCCGCGCGCATCGAAGCGCTCGGTGCGCTCGCCGGCATGACCGCGACGGCGATCGCGAGGCAGACGGTGAGTGCGATCGGCACCGTGTTGCACCTCGAGCGCGATCGCGACACCCGGCGACTGGCGCAGATCGGGCGATTCGCCCTCGATCGGCGAGATCGCCTCTGCATGGTGGAGTCTCGTGGTGAGGCGTGACCGCCGGGTCGATCTAGAGCCGCTCGCCGCCGTCGTGCAGAGGCTCGGAGTGCTGCTT
It encodes:
- a CDS encoding transglycosylase domain-containing protein; protein product: MSAQKLKPSGVLGGLLGLLGFSVLAGVLVTAMVTPAIAVTSMTAQGSIDIFENLPDSIKISAPSQQNQIFAMRGGQPEKIATIYKQNRQVVGWDAVSPFLKQGAVDGEDRRFYDHGGVDVPSIARAAITNTQGGQQSGSSTLDMQLVKNILVQEAFTTKTGKERDAAIAAASGYSIDRKLKEMKLAIGLDKAYTKKEILLGYLNIVGMGSNTYGVESAAQLYYGVSAKDVTLPQAASLIAIVQQPTAQNLLDPKRYPANKLRRDQILNAMLAEKDIAQKQHDDAIATPIESYVKLTPQFNGCRNAIEANAKWPCDYVSKVITADAKKFPGAAPVLESLGATAAERQANWDMGGYKIYTSIDLDLQDAASASIAQQAPPTEARFPLGAAADTVEGGTGRILVMTQNKLFDDAPGADPQTTTAVNFSTDFPYGGSRGFPTGSTYKVFDLANWLQTGHGLNDLVDGHSPQTYKFSSFNCGGVPLDNGGTFLLKNDSGSGSYMTVKSALIGSVNNSFMQMAQRQDLCSIRDTAASLGAHRADGTPLNTNPNTILGSNEQAPLTIAAAAAAVGANGNHCEPIIIDSVVNAAGKTLPGQAKTCNQGISADVAAGTLNAMAGSMQSGTSSPGNPRDGLAIGGKTGTSDTADHVWIMGTTTKIGTAVWTGNISGHTSLRRNTNPITRQNYASYARFNIFKAIMKPADAKYGGEKSFPAASAAMLGGSSAIVPSLTGQTSDQAQRLLTSLKFQYTDGGPEASGLPAGRITRTDPAAGSKVPSGANITVFTSDGSLSTTMPNVTGLTRQVADAAIASAGFDPSKISYQWAKGNPLPGQTDSVCIVQASNPSSGSAATKTDPVTLTVYGKPDGSDPGGVCPK
- a CDS encoding response regulator — translated: MTAISPVTGRTGRRVRLAILDDHEVLLDSLSSWISANAPDFDLVLSAGTWLQLVHSENFPTELVFIDFQLKESVSIEARVRTCRAAGAKVIVLSSLDTREARERALDAGASAFLSKAIPMREVMDSAREVMGVETGENLQKDWRPLPVGAMHQSRPKLSHGEEEAFKLYVVGFSTTEVASQMNVQYETAKTYLRRVREKYAKANRPASKKADLIRRAAEDGYLQ
- a CDS encoding metallophosphoesterase, encoding MSRASERAASAALAVAAVGLGSLAWGTLVERNRFTLRTHTLPVLQPGARPLTVLHLADLHMAPWQREKQEWIRGLAVYEPDLVVDTGDNLGHERGIEGVEYALEPFRGIPGVFVHGSNDYFGPVAKNPFTYFTAPSKTDHTQARLDNGRLTSYLEGLGWLDLNNTARAMSIKGSRLEFLGVNDAHVGWDKLAKLPGAMDEMRENVGWADESGGPNPVTIGLTHSPYQRVLNSLVNYGSELIFAGHTHGGQVCVPGYGALVTNCDIPRDQVKGLSLWTHARRTAYLNVSAGLGTSIYAPVRFACRPEATLLTLTARDISYS
- a CDS encoding aminotransferase class V-fold PLP-dependent enzyme — its product is MVTAQDVDGGLDLESVRALFPATRNLTYLDPAAVGIMSRWSVHAMGEIAQSHADNGIVATAAWGEMIEGARRSLAEMIGGSAERLAFTQNTATALALVVNGLTWRDGDNVVVPSGEFPSNFYPWLQLRSKGVHIREVPMVEGHGDLVELDRMIDDRTRVVAISAVQYSSGYRYDLAQIAALCRKRDALLVVDGTQAVGALWVHADRDGVDVLAVSAHKWMLGPLGVGFAHFSERAMHRIQPSVVGWLSVADPYAFTHEPVFASDARRFESGTEVVANIAGLSAAADLVAEIGRAKVEEVVLDRTAELAVALSGVGLTITRDSDRAHWSGILIATSGQGDAILHRRLLAAGVRCSLRNGLRFAPHFYSAAEDFEVACDVLRGGSN
- a CDS encoding sensor histidine kinase; the encoded protein is MSRSFGRSLNAVAYTCLFAALVSVAAFQFSRPSAVLWPAMVAIVPMLVLLYLSARTRDTLYSVAYLVVGAACTYWFVLTFYSQSPPILESDALSLALPKIALVMVGGSAPHIVPRLAWCTAGYLAAELSAGAAMVVAGQRWEFFLTTFLAYAVTAIIFIVGSLSRRSSRRTQPMLHRAARDEQLAAMRHRIEVKAASLLHDTVLSHLAAIAGSVGDSLDPHLRNLVQRDLEILVGEEWLTEPEPVVDPALRHRWEQTPLFGAIAESRLLGLDIESTGDFDAISELDAETSVSLGLAVKQCLVNVLRHSGLTRAEVAVFGSESDVSVMVIDAGRGFTEAETAPDRLGIRHSVRQRIEEVGGAVQIWSTPGRGTSIMIRVPARSSERSSEVDAS
- a CDS encoding thymidine kinase, which codes for MAKLYFRYGAMNSGKSTAMLQAAYNYEERGQQVLLAKPSVDTRGEGDIVSRLGVTRPVDFVIAPDDDVYSLFERERARVLAQTGVNVSCLLVDEAQFLSETQVDDLLRIAIVEAVPVMAYGIRTDFQTVAFPGSRRLLEVAHSLEELKTICRCGRKAMFNARKIDGRFIFDGDQVAIDGALEVTYESLCGACYLDESHGLLGSGRRRVLVDQPDTAYGSAPDADFE
- a CDS encoding RidA family protein; amino-acid sequence: MSAIDDRLTELGLELPAIAAPAGVYIPAVVSGNLVFTSGQLPFTAGALPATGKVGATVTAEDAKTYAATCVLNALAAVESAIGSLDRVTRVVKVVGFVSSDPAFTGQPGVINGASELLGEIFGDRGVHARSAVGVAVLPLDSPVEVELIVEFA